DNA sequence from the Neochlamydia sp. AcF84 genome:
ATATAAGGAAAAGTGTTAGCTGAGCATTGATCTCCTACTAGCATAGAGTCGCATTGCGTATAGTTACGAGCTCCATGGGCTCTTGGCACAATTTTAACTAAGCCACGGTAACTGTTGTGAGAGGTATCGGCTGAGATGCCTTTAGAAACTATGGTTGAACGGGTGTTTTTTCCTAGATGAATCATTTTTGTTCCTGTATCAGCCTGCATATGATGGTTGGTAAGGGCTACAGAGTAAAATTCCCCTACAGAATGATCACCTTGAAGAATGCAGCTAGGATATTTCCATGTAATAGCAGCTCCAACTTCTACTTGGGTCCATGAAATTTTAGACGAAATACCTGCGCAGCGACCGCGCTTAGTTACAAAATTATAAATTCCACCCTCTCCGGTTTTTGGATTACCTGCATACCAATTTTGCACGGTAGAGTATTTAATTTCTGCATGATCCAAAGCAATAAGCTCTACGACTGCAGCATGGAGCTGATTATTGTCATAAGCAGGCGCTGTGCAGCCTTCTAAATAGCTAACAGATGAGCCTTCTTCAGCAATGATAAGGGTGCGTTCAAATTGGCCGCTTTCTTTATCGTTGATGCGAAAATAGGTAGAAAGTTCCATGGGGCACTTAACGCCTTTAGGAATGTAAACAAAAGAGCCATCAGTAAACACTGCAGAGTTTAAGGTAGCATAGAAGTTATCACCAATAGGAACTACACTGCCTAAATATTTTTTTACAAGATCAGGATAAAGGTTAATCGCTTCAGAGATTGAGCAAAGAACAACTCCTGCCTCCTCTAAATTTTTCTTAAAAGTGGTCCCAATCGAAACGGAATCAAAAACCATATCGACCGCGACATTGGTTAATCTCTTTTGCTCATCTAAAGGAATCCCTAATCTTTCAAAAGTACGTAAAATTTCTGGGTCTACTTCATCTAAGCTATTATACTTAGCCTTAGTCTTAGGAGCGGAATAGTAGCAAATATTTTGAAAATCAATAGGAGGATAGTGGACATTAGGCCAGACGGGTGGGGTAGATTCAAGCCATAGACGATAGGCTTTAAGGCGAAAATCTAGTAAAAATTGAGGTTCATTTTTTTTTGCCGAGATGGCATGTATAGTCATCTCATTGAGCCCTTTAGGTAGACTATCCATTTCAACCGCAGTTGAAAATCCGTATTTATAATCGGATTGTCCCCTAAATGCTTCTTGTGTAGCCATTAAATTCTCCTTATAACTTGCTAAGAGGATATCACAGTCTTGACAAATGTAAAAAGTAAAAAGTTGACGAAGAATAGCCTTTAATCAAGGCATCAACTTTAAAAAGATTAAAAATATACTATATCATTTAAATGATTAATTTTCAAATAATTAAGTAATAAATAAATTATTTTGTTAGTTATTTTTCCAATGGGTAAGAAGTTCGCGTTTAGCTTTTTTCCTTAAAAGGGTTAGTAAAATACTCATAACCTCCATCATGTCGCCTTAAAGGTGTAATCTTTGAGACCACACTATCATGCTAAAGGCCGAGGATAGCTATTCAGATCTAAAACGCTCTCAAATCCCCAAAGCTTATGTAATCCAGACTTTTTGGCTATTCGATTGAGCGGCTTGTAAGGCATCTTTCTAGAAGAGAGAAAGAGAGGCAATAAAATATAACTTTCATAAGCTTCTAAT
Encoded proteins:
- the sufB gene encoding Fe-S cluster assembly protein SufB; amino-acid sequence: MATQEAFRGQSDYKYGFSTAVEMDSLPKGLNEMTIHAISAKKNEPQFLLDFRLKAYRLWLESTPPVWPNVHYPPIDFQNICYYSAPKTKAKYNSLDEVDPEILRTFERLGIPLDEQKRLTNVAVDMVFDSVSIGTTFKKNLEEAGVVLCSISEAINLYPDLVKKYLGSVVPIGDNFYATLNSAVFTDGSFVYIPKGVKCPMELSTYFRINDKESGQFERTLIIAEEGSSVSYLEGCTAPAYDNNQLHAAVVELIALDHAEIKYSTVQNWYAGNPKTGEGGIYNFVTKRGRCAGISSKISWTQVEVGAAITWKYPSCILQGDHSVGEFYSVALTNHHMQADTGTKMIHLGKNTRSTIVSKGISADTSHNSYRGLVKIVPRAHGARNYTQCDSMLVGDQCSANTFPYIEVGNSSSQVEHEASTSKMNEEQLFYMRSRGLSQEDAVNMIVNGFCKDVIKELPLEFAAEAQKLLTLKLENSVG